Below is a genomic region from Hevea brasiliensis isolate MT/VB/25A 57/8 chromosome 3, ASM3005281v1, whole genome shotgun sequence.
TCACCATATATGCGCACATGCAGCATgtttattattcaaaattttgcttcaaaatctaagttgatttggaattttttttttctaattttaataaaaaaaaatatataaaattttatataagtagaatttttattttaatattatttttaaataaaataagatttctaattagattaaaattgaaataattaacattataaatatgagtattgtgaaaagattatttaattttttcatagAAAGTGACTTTGCTCATTGAAAAAAAATGACTTTCAGCTCATGAATTAGAGTTATCACTCGTTATAAAAAGGAGTTTTGTCAATTGATGAGAATTTGACCTTGTCCATTAATAATACACTTATCCATTATAGTATCATAAAAAAAAgagattatataaaaaaaataaattatataaatattaatattttatataattacttTTTTTCTTTATAGTTTACATAGTTGTGTGATACATAACACAGTAGTTATGCTAGTGCCATGTTTGGTGTCCCATCCAAGTCAACCAAATAATCCTTCTTTTGCTTTTAGTTAGCATTCATAGCCACCAACCCTTTGGGTGGAGAGTTCTTTAATTTTGGAATCCAATTTTAATGTTAATGCTGTGGCCAGAGGTTTTTAGTACGGCTATTCTTGAGAATCAACCAAATCTAGGATTGATGAAAAACTAGACCTGAATCCAATAGATTTTGGCACATGATGACTGACACAGGCAGTGAAAATCAAGGGAGAAGCAGGTCACGAGTGATAAGGAACTTGAGAGGATCCAGCTGATAGATTCTTGGAAAAAGAATTAACTGATCTAACTAATGGATTCCATCATTAGTCAAAATACCAAACTGCTCCAAACATTAGGTTTTCTCACAGGAACATTAATAGTCACTTTTTGTTGTCGTCCACGTGTTTTATGTCTACATTTCTCTGACTCATAATAAGAGTCTTGACTAATCTCTTAATTTTCTCTCCATACATCCTCTGCTGATAAAAAagctataaataaataaatacagtGAAACAGGATCATGTTCTAGCAACCACCACGAAACTACCACACAAGTTCATGAATCCTAACTCTTCTCCTTTCCTATATAAATCCTACGCCCTCGCCACCATTTCCCACACACCCAAGCTCCACTCTCTCATCATTTTTGCAACCTGCAAAAATGCCTTCTTCTTCTACTACAACTTTCATCTCCAAATGCACTATCTACCCTGACCAGAAATCCTCTCTCACAACCCTCAAGCTCTCTGTCTCTGACCTCCCCATGCTGTCTTGCCAGTACATCCAAAAGGGTGTTCTTCTTTCTTATCCACCTTACTCCTTCGATGACCTCATCACATTTCTCAAACGGTCTCTTTCCACTGCTCTTTCTTTCTTCCCTGCTCTTGCTGGTCGTCTCTCCACCGACACTGATGGCCATGTTCATATCGTTTGTAACGATGCCGGCATCTATTTCATCCAAGCCAAAGCCAGACACCTCTTTATCAATAACGTTCTTTCTCCTTCCGACGTTCCTGATTGCTTCAAGGGGTTCTTTGCTTttgataaaatgcttagttattctGGTCACTCCAATCCCTTGGCTGCAGTTCAAGTCACAGAGCTTGCAGATGGTGTTTTCATAGGCTGTACTGTAAATCATGCGGTTACTGATGGAACTTCCCTTTGGCATTTCTTCAATACCTTCGCTGAAATTTGCAAAGGAGCCAAGAAAATATCAAATTCTCCTGATTTTAGCCGCGACACTATTTTCAACTCTCCGGCCGTGCTTAAATTCCCCATTGGTGGCCCAAAGCTTACGTTCTCCGGCAATGAGCCGTTGCGCGAGAGAATTTTCCACTTTAGCAGTGAAGCTATTCTCAAGCTTAAATACAGAGCTAACAACGGTAATCTCTCATGTGAACCCGCAGAGATTTTGGGGAAACAATGCAACGACAGTTGGAAAGTCGTTAACGGAGGAGACCTTTCAAAGGATTTCCTGAAGAACAAAACGGTGGAGATATCGTCGTTTCAATCATTGTGCGCACAGCTCTGGCGGTCCGTCACACGTGCGAGAAATCTCTCCCCTTCTAAAACGACAACGTTTCGTATGGCAGTGAACTGCCGGCACCGGCTGGAACCGCGGCTCCATCCGTACTACTTTGGAAACGCTATACAGAGCATCCCCACTATGGCTCCTATAGGGGAGCTGCTCTCTCACAATCTGCACTGGGGAGCTGAACTTCTACACAAAAACGTCGTCGCATATGACGATGGTACGGTGCGGAAGGGCATAGCAGATTGGGAGAGGGAACCACGGTTGTTCCCGCTAGGAAACTTCGACGGTGCATCAATCACAATGGGTAGCTCCCCGAGATTCCCGATGTACAATAACGATTTTGGGTGGGGCCAACCTCTGGCCATTAGGAGTGGTCGGGCCAATAAATTTGACGGTAAGATTTCAGCGTTTCCAGGGAGAGAAGGGAAGGGTAGTGTTGATCTGGAGATTGTTTTGGCACCAGCAACCATGGATGGGCTTGAAATGGATGGTGAGTTCATGCAGTACGTATCAACTAGCGTGTGAGTGAGTTACAACATAGTAAAACTGGAATGGATCTGGAAGATGGGAAAATATCAACAAGGTTGGGATAAATGATATAAAATTTGGAGGAATTTGATTGGATGGTGGCGGGCGCTGTAGCGGTGCAAATCTTGGAGGTCACATTTGGTGGTGGTGAGGGCTACTGCCTACGGATAAATGATTTCGACGtttgtgatttttttttgtttctggTAGCGTTAAGTGTTTGTACATGGCAATTGGCAACTTTCATTTCCTATATGTTCTGGGAAAGAGAATCACGGATTCTTAATTTAAATCTCTGTTTGGATGTGTGGAAAAATAAAGGGAGAGAAAATAAAAGGGATTAGCACTTTTTTCAAATTGATTTAAGCACTTATCTgacatataaatttatttttcgaCTCTTTGAAAGCATccgtaaatttatattttaatttattattttcttaatatttttgaaaACATTTAAAGCTAAACTTTTTAAAAAATAGGGCTGGTAGATTTTGTTTAAATATAAtggataattaataattattataaaaattattaattaatataaatatattataaatatttaataaaattatattaaattattattgttataagtaaaataattaataagagtatgtatcatattatttattttattattaaaataattatataattattaatttattatataacatattaaaatataattatttttaaatatatataaaaatgaatattataattatatatttaaaatattttttaatttattattattattataattttatatggtttattaatataaaaatttattttaaaataaaaaattcataattaataaattttaaaaaaataatacaatctaaattaaaaaaaaaaatcaattcaatTATCAATGAAATGATACAAGCTACAGTTTATCTATCAATTAGCTGTGTATATTCATCTATTTGAGTGTTTATTAACTAAGGTGAATAGTCGCGAACGTAAGTTGGTTCACCACTCACTCCTCACTAGCCCACATAGATTGACCAATATTCTGtatttcttttttaaataaattgtaaaagAACAGTATGGGAAATAAAGTGGGAAAATTAGGGTCTTATCCATGCCATATAGAGGAGAAGAAAAACGACAATTTTCCTTGCACACCAAATGTGAAGACATGCATATGTGTAGTTTCCCAACAATCCCATCTGAACatgttcaatttcttcctcttttTAATGCTTTTCCACTAAGCCGTACCTCACTGGACATGAGCTCCAACGACTACGCCAGTGTCAGGATCCATCCATCTCTTTCTTATTGATTTGCTTGCCAAGAACCGGTGGCTCAATTCTCACTTCACAAAATATATGCCATCGAACTATGCCATAGGGTGTGATTCATGTATCTTGATATTAGAGCTATTTTGATTTGACTCTGTCAAATGGATGGATGTGCTTGGCCTCATAAGAAACAGGCCTCCTAGTTGATATGGGATTCAGTATCATCAATAACCAATAATGGCGGGTGGGGCTTGGAAAGATGGTTGGTGCCTGCTTGTTTCCACATACAATGCCAGTGATGATGGGCATATTTCGAATTAGATTGGACCTTGAGTTGAGCTAATTAATACCTTCAAAGACTATGTATTTTACAGACTTCAAATCAATTTTTCTAAGTACAAAAAAAGTAAATTTTAGGTTtgctttataaaaaaattaataataaaaaaaagaaaagaacttTTGTACCTAAAAACAGCTGCCTACTTTGGTTGCATATAATTATAAAGGTATGTTTGGTGCCCATGAACATAGAGATAGAAGGGGAAGTGCCAGCTTTTGTCAATATTTAtgtgagaaagagagagagagagagagagagagagagagagagagagagagaatggtgGAAAGGTATGCCGGTGAGGTTGAGTTGGAGGCGTTGAATTAAGTGGGCAACTGTGTGTGATGAGAGGCAAAGAGTATGCCTGTTGTTGCATGCATGACAATGCACAATGGGAGAGATCATAGGCGAAAACACAACACAAGTCCCCACTGGGTTGGAAACTGAGCTGATGTGCCAATAAGGTCTTATTCTAATGATAAAATCAGTCAATATTGATGTCTGAAATCAAGAAGTTTCAAGTACCTCTCGCTTTTATCTGTATCATTGACTTCTCCATGTTCAGATTTTTaggtacatttttttttttttttttttttttgtcattaacGAAGCGTATAAGGCCACTATTGCAACTAATCCAGTACAGAGAAAGGCCTTTGAGGCCCAAAATCCAACTCATTACAAAAATCCTCATACCTAGATACGAAAGCCCTAGTAGAAGGTAACAACAATCTACCAAGCACCCTTGCAGCGTTGAGCTAGTGCGGCGATTAGAAAAAGGAAGGATGGAAGTAGCCATTCTGATAGAGGCATCTGCAAGCTTCGAAATCTCCAATTGATGGTAAAACTTAGCCAGCCACTGGACCTCAACAGTATTACAAACACAAGCATCGATGGCACTCATCGAAGATAGTGGGCAGAACTTGTGGCCTCTTAGTGGCTGACTTACTGACCAAGAGAGGTACGCAGCAACAAAACAGCTAGGTTTCCTCCAGAAGGCCAACCCACCACCATCGACAACCCATCCAACagaaacatatccaaaaactaaCACATAGGTCTTCAAAAGTATCCTCTTTATGTCCTCAAGACCTACAAAGATAAGCATAAACCAAACAAAAACCGATATACATCCAATCCAGATGGGGGACGGCCATCTTACATAACTAGGCCTGGTACAAACTTTTCCCTCCACAcacataattaatatatatatatattcataaaaaAGTCAAAACTTTATATGAATTGtcaattttgatataattttaaacTTTTATGTCAATTTTGGCTAGGGAATGAATTTGGAAATTTTGAATGCTGATGTGGTGGATAATCAACGTTgccaaattattaataataataataataataataataataataataattattattattattattattattattattattattattattataaatgttaTTACTAATATGGCGTGAATTAAAACATTATTATTagtttgttaaaaatattattattttatttattatggctAACGTgacataaaatttaatattaggaATAAGAAGATTTTGATTTAGAATTCTTTTGAATAATTCTCTGTTTAAGAGAAGAAAATTAAATGGTTTTGTTTTGGTTTTGCTTAAAATGTAGACTTTTTTCATGATGTTTAATTAACTATTATAGGCctcatatttaaatattattttatgtaGACCAGGATGTTGCATGCGTATTTCTAGATTCAATTTTCTCCCCTAGCTACAATTgagtataatttataaaaataaattaaaattaatttaaaaaaaattagactaAAATTGACCATTAAGAAAAAAAGACTAAAGATTGAAGAATATAGTGCGTCCAACAAACCAAATTAAGATTTCTAATTTTCTACCAAATAAATTAAGAGAAATaccaataaattaattaaatttcattagTGTACCAAACTCTTACTTTTACCAATTACATACATGCACTATCGACAAATGACAATTAGGGTCACAATAATTAAGTGGTTATTATTAAATGATATTAGTGGGGCGTTAATTagcttttatatatatacatatatatatatatatatatatatatatataaagcacaaCCAAACACATTGTCGTTTTGCAATGTAAAGTGATAGTTTTCCAATAAAGGTCAAGCCTCCCAAAAAGAATATATATTCCTCTCTCCTTAACTAATTACAAGTTCATGAGAGGACATCATAAGGATTTCAGTGTGTGCACAATCTTCTTTTCTTTGTCCGTTTTCGTTTGTTTCCAAATATTTGATGACTAAAGAAGAGAATATAAGCTTAATTGTATTTGATTATCTTTATGATTGTGACgtctcagatttgaatctcaaacAAAGCTattcacattaaaaaaaaaaaaggttaatttGATATGGATGTTCTTGCAATATGGTATTGTAGTCTCTTTTTACCAATTTCTCTTTTAGAGTCAATCTCTGTTTATCAATGTGAAAAACATACTAAATTTAATCTATATTTtaagtttttcttttaaaaattttaatttattcatttGATTGGTTTTTTAGTATGATAGTAAAGTTAACTTTACAATTTTTTTTCCCCTAGAAAATTCTAGCTGCTCTATCTTCCAATTTTCCTTATCTTTTCCTTTCTTGTTTGATTGTAATCAATCattttcattaataataattttttttggcatttttctaataaaatataatatttttatctcatttattttgttatttttttagattttatattgtttttatttctctctaaataaaaatattttttattgaacgAACTTTTAATCCCTGAAACATAGATTGATGTGGTGTTTATTTAAATGTTGTAATTTAATATAATCTTTTAAAGTTGATCTAATGTGTGAAAGTAAAGCTGAACATAGGTCAGTTTAAGATGGTGTTTAGTTTGATTATTTACTTTTAacttttgatttaaaatttattttttaatttataagccaatttaaaaataagtaattaattgtTTAGTAAAATTAACTTTAAATAGTTGAAGTGTTTAgttaaaatgagtttaaaaataacttaatttgttaaaatgacAAAAAAGGATATAACACTGAGAGTTGTGGTTCGAAAAATAAGGATAGTAtcgatattttaaaaaattatcaggataatataattttttatttaatcaaaatataattttaaaataaatagataagttATAAGTAAAGAGTACCTTACTTATGACTTATgacttattttaaataattttttagctTATAAACTAAACTAAACACTAATCTACTTATAATTTTTTTACTTATAAGTAAATTTGACTGATTTATAAGTTAAACCAAACATCTTGAAATTAGACTGAAATTGTTCAgtcaaaatcaaacaagaaatggTCAATAGTTTCATAAGCTCGAATTGGCTTGAAACTATCTAGGAGGAGGGTGGTTGCAATTTCTCTCTCCTTCAATCTTGGATCAGATCGAACTAaccgaaaataaaaaatttcaattccAACCGTGAATTGCACACCCTATGTATACCCAGATAGCTCCAATACGGGCCCTAAACCCtgattaatgaaaaaaaaaaacacaaagaaATAAATGGTTATCAAATCAAATGGTTAGAGAAGAAGATAAAGATGGAGAATCTAATGAGTATATGCAAGTGAAAATCATATGTACACCTGCCATCCTTTGGTTACTTTCCAAATTTCAATTATTATAGCTGATGAGATGATGTGCATCGGGTGTAAATTAAGGGTACCTTATGCATAATTCCATCTCTTCGTAAGAAGGCATATGATTCTTTTATTGCACGTTTAACCTCATTTTATTTTCCAGCACACTTAGCAAGAACTCGGTTCATACACAGGAATTCAAGCTTGGAAATTTCTTACCtacattaaaatatataaacaCACAACTAATAGAAAATCACATACATGTGTTTTATATGAGACTCACTGTGGATTTAATTGACCTGAAGCTTTTGGAGCTGTCCTAAACCTACTGTCCTAGATTCACCGTATATGAGCACATGCAGCAATTCTGCTAGTGCCTTTTTTGGTGTCCTATCCAAGTCAAACATAGCCACTTGAATAAAAAAGTTGTAGGCACATGTTTGGCTCTCATGTCCTCGATAATGGTATGGGTAATGTGCTATAATACTGTTTTGAGGCGATATTCTCTAAAGGTTGTCCCCCTAGGAAAATGCTCGAGAGCTAACCTTGCTATACCCTGCGGGTTGACAGCAGAAGATGTAATATGTGTTAGCCCTTCTAAAACACCCAAGGCTCTCTCTATCATACCTAATATCACATGGTCGAAGCGCATGGAGGAAATAATGGGTGTGAGAACTAGGCTCGTGGTAGACCTATTCTCCTTTCCCTTTTCAATAGTGATAACCTCCTCGCCTTATGCAAATCTTTCGACTAGGAGGCATCTGGTGTCCATGATACTCTTGTTCTTTCCAAGCCATAAATTAAAAAGGCATATTTGGTCCTCTCTCACGAGGAATTGAAGGACGATTACAAAATACACTAGAGGGACTAAAGGAGATTAGCTGCTAAAATTTGAAAGCCGCTCTTTGAGTGCCTGTTGTATTTGGCCCAACAGCTCTTATCATTTGTTCGGTAAAGCCTTGAGTTTGCTCTCCTTCTTCTCCATTCCGGCTCCATGAAGGGCATGGAGAAGTCCGAAGTCATCTCTGGGCGTCCAATGGTGCTGCTTTCTCTGAAACTCCCATATTGGATGACGGTCTCATAACTCCAATGGCTGCTCCAAAAATGCAAACAAAATAGTCAACACAGCTAAATTCACAATGATAGATGAAAGTCAATAGACCAAAAAGAACAACTAATTATACCTTGAATTGAAAGCAAGGAAGTATGCACCAAAAATCCAGAGCAAGGAGCATATATCTCTCTCCAAACGAAGCATCATGAACAACTGGATGcataaatattacatcccttaaatTGGGGTCTAAATTAATATTAACTACTTTCATTCAAAGAGAAATCCTAAAAGGTTTCTCTGCTACAAATATAAAAAGGCCACTCCGTTTAATTAAGTCTCTCTCAAATGAAATTTAGCCTATGAGGGAATAATTATACTGTACCTTCGTTAATCCAACTAAAAATATTAGTTGGAATGACAAACCAAAAACTAATTGGCAAGTGTCTAATATTTTTTCTCtttctatatataaattattttctcttTGTACTACCCTTggctaggggtgagcattcggttcaaacctaactgaaccgaaccaaaccaaattaatttatgaaaattgaattatatattttagaaaccaaaccgaaccgaaatggatgaaaaatcgaatcaaacagAATCGCTATATTTTGGTTTGATTTGGTTCAAATCGATCGGTTTtaatttttgattattttttaatttagacttaattttcaagttatttgttctaattttgactttggtttgaacctaataaccattaatcaatgaaattaaacaatttatatatatatatataattaaatataattcataaattctccataaaaataaatcaatttaaaaattgattcggttctatttagtttgatttggatatataaaattattattcgcttcggtttaatcgattttttctttttaaaatcgaaccgaaccaaaataatcaaaatttttataatataaaattgaaccaaaccgattgaattttaaaaccgaaccaattGAACCAAATTGATTCGGTTCGGTTCTATTTTTCGATTTGAACCAAAATCTGCTCACCCCTACCCGTGGCTAACCATGATTCAATTCATTATGTCACTTTCTTCGCTAAATATTAACATGTTATTGGTTTCACTATCAGTTACTaatcaattaaaattagttaTTAATCGATTTAGCAACCGATTCAATCAGTTGCAATGAGATTAGTTGATAAATCAATTAGCAATCAATCGATAAATCGATTGCTATTGGTAACCGAAAACCAAATCGATTGCTAAAATAAtctaacttaaaaaaataaaattttttattaaaaattattagttGCTAATTGCAAATAATACATAATTGGTTGCAAAAAATTGGTGCCTTTAGTTTGGCAATTTTGCAACTAATTTGTGAGTTGGTTGCTATTTGCAATCAATTTAACAACTTATTGCCGATTgctaatttaagaaaaaaatcttaaaaaaattaaattttcaaataataaataaaaatcacataaataaattattctaaaaattactaaaattatttattaataaaaaattagtactacaaaattaatataaaaatattataaaacaaattactaataataattattaatcaaaataataacaaaaattatatatatatatatatatatatatatatatatatatatatatatatatatataagacaaattagtaaaaaattgacatatatatatatatattatcacaaaaaattaagaaaaaaaataattagtactaaaaattagtactacaaataatttactaacaaaaaatatatgaacaaaaaagataagaaataaaaagtagatgaaaaaaaaaaatcagatgagaaagaaaaagaagaagacgaagaataaaaatgagaaagaaaaagatgataagaagaaaataaatgagaaagaaaaaaaaataatgaagaaaataGATTAGAAATGAAAAgatgataaataaaataaacGAGAAAGGAAAAGTTGacgaagaaaataagagaaaagagaaaaatgagagaaaaagaaaattagtTAAGAAAGAAAATGAGTAATAGTTTATATGAGTGAATTAGTAACCGATTGTTAGTTGctaattttttcattttaaaaaattaagtggAAATTTTTAGAGGAAAAATTTAACAACCGATTTGAAATTGATtgctaattgaaaaaaaaataaaataaaaaattgagaaaaaatttttaggaaaaattttGCAACCGATTTTCTATTAGTTGCAAAATTAGTTATTGATAATAATCGATTTCTTTTAGTTGCAAAAATCTGTTACTTTTTGTTGCAAAAATCGGTTACTGTTGACAATTGACTCACAAATCGAttgtaaataaaaaagaaattgagCTAGAATTTTTGAAAGGAAAATTTAGCAACCAATTATCGATTGCTATTAATAAACGActtaaatcggttgctaatagcaAAGGACAATGAATTGATTGCAAATTTGGATCctattaaaaaattttctaaatttaaaaaatcGATTTGTAAAT
It encodes:
- the LOC110648442 gene encoding BAHD acyltransferase DCR: MPSSSTTTFISKCTIYPDQKSSLTTLKLSVSDLPMLSCQYIQKGVLLSYPPYSFDDLITFLKRSLSTALSFFPALAGRLSTDTDGHVHIVCNDAGIYFIQAKARHLFINNVLSPSDVPDCFKGFFAFDKMLSYSGHSNPLAAVQVTELADGVFIGCTVNHAVTDGTSLWHFFNTFAEICKGAKKISNSPDFSRDTIFNSPAVLKFPIGGPKLTFSGNEPLRERIFHFSSEAILKLKYRANNGNLSCEPAEILGKQCNDSWKVVNGGDLSKDFLKNKTVEISSFQSLCAQLWRSVTRARNLSPSKTTTFRMAVNCRHRLEPRLHPYYFGNAIQSIPTMAPIGELLSHNLHWGAELLHKNVVAYDDGTVRKGIADWEREPRLFPLGNFDGASITMGSSPRFPMYNNDFGWGQPLAIRSGRANKFDGKISAFPGREGKGSVDLEIVLAPATMDGLEMDGEFMQYVSTSV